ACTTctcaagttgggaaaggaagagtgaagaggTGTAATTCcatgaaatgagaaaaagaggagTCCCATTCCTCCCAAGTGTCTATAAATAATCAAGGGAACATGGAAACTATGGATTTACCAGTTGAGGACctgttttcagataagacatatgggttgcttgaATTGTACAATTTAGATCTGACTGGGTTCTGATCAACATAATTAGTCATTAGTCAAAGGTCTCCAAACAGCAGGTAGTGGTGGTCCAGCTTCCCAGCCACACAGTGCTAGGTTCAATTTAGACAGTAAGCTTCTCTCTCAATTCCCACTGTTGattaaagttttctcacaagacagaagtCAAACAAGAACCATAtttgaaaagaaagggaagtacaCTCACCCCAGAATTGAGTCAAAAGATGGAGTTTATGTGGTTCATTCATGAGTTGCCTCAATTCCCACTACCATTCATTGTCCTAAATCCTTCAGCCTGGAGGAGGGTCCAGCAAAGAAGACTAAGAAGGAACAATCAGAAATTTAGGAGGTGTTAAAATTTAATTGCGGTTgaactctgaaatatattaattaggtggttgccagggatttaatttctaaatctcaaaatgaattattaaagtaatttatggtagttttatttacaatagaaggaagatattaaggagggagagagagagagagagatgagagagagagagagggagggagagggagggagggaaggaaagggagggagggagggagagggagggaagggaaagagggagagagagagagagagagctggtttCATCTGAAtacagttagaaattctaagcctcaGCCAGGGggagagagtctcaagatgatgggcctttcctggaggcttcacacctccagaaaggcggggtcactaagtcagcttttcattcaccaaTGGTGAatttctaaaagaagtctgggtgtctgtattcTGATCACTTCTCTGAGTCAGTTCCAGAATGtccttcttcccttcagctccaagtgactgattcttcactccaagcccgggTGTCTGAATCTGAAATGACCAATCCTggcttttggtcctctttttaaagatctttttatcttgtgtcacctcccctaaatttcacatctatcaatcacagcagacacttttctccaggactgcccattccttagacctcaccttctttggttagattttctccaggactgtccattctttagttctcaccttctttggttagattatatctttttgggttacttaacacctcttttgttaagttcaccttttgtagttactttttttttaagttaaaacctaaaaatagattgtagcttacaattctagcttcactataaaggaagagctaagtaccttcattgtgtAAACTTTAAATTCCTCCACTCTACTTagaccttactttaggggaagataaaggtgtaatctcctgattgaacaatgaaggtacttagttctcaccttatagtaaagctagaactaaGTCtggttttagatataatacaaaaagatgttaagtacctataaaggttaaattaatcacaaaaaggtcaagtaactaacaaaaggttaacttaacaaagaagtgtgaagtagctcaaaagatacactctaactagagaaggtgagaactaaagagtgggcagtcctggagaaaatctaaccaaagaaggtaagaactaaagaatgggtaaCCCTGGAGAAaaatgtctgctgtgattggtagatgtgaaaatttaggggagcagacacaagagtgaaaggtctataaaagaggatgaaaagttgAGATTCGGGCATTCGGACATACGGTTGAGTTCAGGTGAGGaacagcctggaggagctccctcagacagtttccttgagacagtctcatggtgacTTGGGTAAAACTGACTTCTTTCctttgggctcagggaggccactttggtcaaggcctttaactaccagagcagtttaaattaactcatctctccctctctctctctctctctctctctctctctctctctctctctctctctctctctctctctctctctctctctctctctctctctctctctctctctctctctccctctctctctctctctctccctctctctctctctctctctctcctccttaattccttctctctatattaattaaaatcaccataatttccagctgacttgggtattttattatttgggattttccctggtgaccaaattaatttagatttaagtcacaactataaaattatccttcacagtttttacaatcaggagattacaattttatcttcacaataaagaaagagctaagtatcttcattgttacaatcaggagatagctaaatccaatcttcacaatcccccctgatgatcattggaagactagtctccccaatgatcatttaacataatcatcttgtagtcctaaagtacttctaactacagatgtatacagtATTTCAATTTCTaataggaaattacaatagttagagagaaagcaaaaccaatgttgtgctaggcacattgacaaaaagccaaattagggggcagtcccctttggcataaaagtgtacatttacaataaatgttcaatccccttttgTTCAATTGGTTgcaaatggatatcttagcttattgcaaaaataaaaaatagttaaaagaaaatcttttcaatacaattacatgtgcttcaaatgcataaaatgagagaaagaaaaagtactgtatggcacaaataaagtgcaataaaatagtacagatcTATCAATAGGTAAGTTTTATCATAATCAAGTtacatacaatcaatatagtcaattattcattatcaacagaaggtaTAATCAGTCACAGAGGTTCTGTATTCAAAacaattcatttcttctttgctattatttggaggggagacaaaactgaaaagggttaattgatatcaacaaaatcaatagagtctaagaggcaccaccttctgccccacatggaggggcagtagcaccctgAACATTTcttggtgtgaatcttaaaaattctcagaccctacttcagaacacttggttaagaccattccccattttaaacaaagaagggacttagtcaggaatgtgagaactctactccacccatacttaagcatactttaggggaagataaagttgtaaactctttactgaacaatgaaaaagtacttaactcatacttatagtgaagcaaaaagccttaagctaagtctatttttaggaaggtgttaagtacctatgaaggtcaggcaacttgcaaacttgtaaggggcaaagaggtgtgaacttactcaaaagtttagtctactcaggtgtgaattaagaatggtctgtcctttggaaaacgtctactgtgattgatagatgtgagaacttagggggggtgacataggagaaaattctctttaaaagaaggtcagaagctgagagaaggggattttctctctgaaaaagaactctctctgagagaactCTTTCTGAGGATGCAGCTTGCTAAAGaaaattcagccttggaatctgaagtggagctcaggagctgaactggtgggtctctctgaacactggaATCTTGCTTgggatctctctcttaaggcctaggctggcctaccccttttatcatttcctcttactctctctctctccctttcattaattccttatttgtattaattaaaatcttcataaaaacccagctgacttgggtatatttcatatttgggaattttcccctggcaaccactttatatttgatttaactcaagacaatgtcttgaaaccatatttccgaggtcacagtttaaggcaaccactcttttatctgtgcAGTTTATGGCAAACACTACTTTATTTGTCACATTGGACAAgctccatttttatatatattgctTGGTATTTTGTTGTGTATGTTCATTTGTCTCAgtttgagcattgtcattttcccaatttctatttctataattttgatttctaaaatttttattcctttagtcattatagttatttctatcagttctaaagttGTGACTTCTATGGTCATTATCATagtaatttctatagttattatttcgaaagttgttattatttcttttttcctggagCCAGttcctacagaccatcattacatgTACTCTTTTGCTTCAGTAAAGGTATGttattgatttatctgtggattcctgtaAAGGGGTTAtggtctctccctgatttttcagttttctttttaacatttcaatgtctttctgtaagtcttccactgatttaCTGTTTTCCATGTTATTTTGTAAGGCCCTCATAAACATagactgctactctcctcaattcttcaaggtcccaGTTTGGGCAActacttttaaagtatttttttaccactgaacaacaattcttaatgaattgcctacgtatttgcctaATATCTCTTTCTCTGGCTCGATCAAAGTCCATATGTATGCTCcccacatcaataagtctgtccataaactgagaTGGATtctcatctatttcttgtttggtgctTTCAAATTTAGACCATGAATTTGGTCTATCAGAGCATGTTCTCATGGCTGTGAATAATGCTTCTCTgacctggtttagttttgtataatctggttcaacattggggttccaatctGGATCTTTAGTTGGCCAATACCAGGAAGGGAGAGTGTCTCAAAAATGTagaaggggggggaggaaaagaaaatgatttttgtttccaatgaataatgtttggaaatgaccaaataaaataatgtttaaaaaataaaataaaatattaaaaaaatgtagaagagaatatcaaagaggagaagtgtcagaggctatagggagaaagaaaactggggattgagaaaagaccattggatttggcagctaagagatcattggtaactttggagagagcaggttTAGGAGAATGCTTAGGTCAGAAGCCAGTTAAGAGGTTAAGTGAGAGGTGAGAAAGTGGAAGAACTGATTAGAAACAGGATACCTTTTCAAGGAGTCTAGCTGTAAAGAGTAGAAGAGATATATAGAATGATAGCGGGgatgaaaggatcaaatgagaagggtttggggttttttttttcaggatagtgagacatgggcatgtttgtagaaTTCAGAATCACCTTTCCACCAGGAGCCATGTAGCCTGTTCTGTGGATCAGTGTTTGCTCTTTGCACTGTTCTGTTTGTAAGACTTtacttttctttacaatgttgtatttattatattctttccttccaaaGTAAAATAAAGCTTTTCTtgatagaataataaataaaaagaatagccAACCCCTTCTGAACAGTTTCATATAAATAATGTATGAGGAATtgaaacaaacttttaaaaataagctgTTTACCAATAGATACATAGTTAAAATATATAAGCAGGCAGTTCTTTaaagtaatagaaaaataaaacttctaaACAACCAGGAAAATTGTTCAAGTTatctaataattaaagaaaagcaTAGTAAAGCAACACAGAGCTATTATGATACTCTCATTACATTGGTATATACACTTAAAAGTAATCAGAATTTAATGCTGTTGGCAATCAGGAATGCTATTGCCCTATTGATAGAGGTAATAAAAATCTTGGGAAAGCAATGTAGAAATATGCAGTTTAGGAGCTTTACGACTCTCATGTAATTTAAGGCAAAGGTCACACCAGGAATGAGCACCCCATGCATGATACTGACACAAATATTCTGCCCCAAAATATTCCTAGTTGAATGGGGAAAGAAGCTGCCATGGCAGATAGGATAATACATTTGGAGTCACGGAGATGTGGCTTCCAGGCTCAACTCAGGTGCTAACTAACTAATGTAGGCACATTGCTTATCCTCTCTTCACCTTTAAAATCAGTGTTGGATTtaatggcctctaaagtcccatccagctctaaatctctgatcctttgATTCACATGAAGGGGAGTACAAATGATGGTATCCATCAAATGAGCATTTTCTGAGCAAAGTATGACAGGTAAATGTAGTAACATTTTACCATATGAGATGATAAATATGGAGAATACAAGAAATGGgggaaaacataaataagaacCAATGTAGAATGAATTCAAGTGAAAACAATATCCATGTTGTACTTACAAATGTATTAATAACAGCAGGAAAGTTGAGAAACTATGCCAAATGAGAGAGAGTAGATTCATTCAGGGATATGGGATGatttatatcttttgtttattTCAGATTGGAACACTCGGAATAAATCCAAAGAATCCACTCCACAACCAGGCATTTCTATGGTGGAATCATCCCAGAAAAGACTCTCAGGGGATTCTCTTTGGATCTTGAAGAAGGGAGGTGCCTCTGAATGTTATGGCAGGTCAAAGGAAGAGCAGAGCAATGAGAACCAATATTTTAGACAATTAAAAATCGCCAAAGGAAAATCCAGTGAAGTAAGAGGCCAGCAGCATACTAAATGGAGATCTATCCTAGTGCCTGTTGTTTTTCCACAAAAGAGATTATTTGTAGGAAAGAATATTCATAAATGTGATACACAGAGAAAGAGTATCAGAATGTATTCAGACACAACACAGTATAATAGAAActgtttaaagaagaaattttctAATGATGATAGATGTCAGAAATATTTTGACTATAATTTTGATCATACTGAAAAACATAGATTACATACTGGaaagaaactttatgaatgtaatgaatgtgagaAGTCTTTCCTCAAGAATACTGAACTTActctacatcagagaattcacagaGGAGAACAGCTCTATGAATGCactgaatgtggaaaggccttccaACAGAATTCATATCTTAGgaaacatcagaaaattcatactggaaaaaaaccttatgaatgcaatgaatgtgggaaggctttcCATTGGAGAACACAACTTACCGAACataagagaattcatactggagaaaaaccttatgtatgtaatgaatgtggaaagtcTTTTCTCTGGAGCAGTAACTTTACAAGGcatcagagaactcatactggagtaaaaccttatgaatgcagtgaatgtgggaaggctttcTGCCAGAACTCATATCTTAGGAAACACCAGaagattcatactggagagaaaccttatgaatgtaatgaatgtgggaaaaccttCCAATGTAGAACACgacttgctaaacatcagagaattcatactggagagaaaccttatgtgTGTActgaatgtggaaaggctttcctCTGGAGTACTGACCTTATTAGGCACcagagaactcatactggagagaaatcttatgaatgcaatgaatgtgggaaggccttttgGGATAAGACAGGTCTTACTCAACATCATCGAATTCATGTTGGAGAAAAACTTTATAAATGCAATGATTGTGGGAAGGTTTTCCTCCAGAGTACAACACTTATTCGACACCAGaagattcatactggagagaaaccttatcagtgtaatgaatgtgggaaggccttctaCCAGAGGGCAGAACTTATTCGACATCATAaaattcatacaggagagaaaccttatgaatgtttTGAATGTGGGAAGGCTTTTTATCAGAGAGCAGCTCTTACCCAACATTATAAAATTCATACTGGTGAAAGACcttacaaatgcaatgaatgtggaaagGGCTTTCACCATAACTCACACCTTATTCAGCATCAGAaaattcacactggagaaaaaccctatgaatgttatgaatgtggaaaagcctttgcctGGAGCATGGCACTTActcaacatcagaaaattcatactggagagaaaccttatgaatgcaacgaATGCAGGAAGACTTTCTGTGTGAGAGCAGAGCTGAATCAACATTATAGAGTTCATAGTGGAGAAAAACCCtataaatgcaatgaatgtgggaaggcatTTTCCAGGAACACAACGCTTATTCGACATTATAGCATTCACACTGAAGAGAAACTTTATTCAATGTAATGAATAGAGAGACTCCTTCTACTGGAATGTACTCcaactgaagaaaagaaatcctATGAATGTGAAAGCCcttcaataaaatttaataaacattagaCATTTCCTACTAGAGAAAAAcccaattaaatatatatatatataatactagaGGGAAACCATGtgactataatgaatatagatagtCCTTCAGTGAATAATGGTCAACCATTCCCCTTCCTCTTCAACCAAAACATGGTGGACTAGAAACATACACTTTCAGACATGGCCAGTGTGTGTGGATTTGTTTGTCCAaatttatttgttataagaggggaggggaaacagTGGGAAGTGACAATGATATTGAAGGGAAGAAAACAActtcaataaaacaaacaaacaaaagccagTGTGCAAACTTATTAATGTCACATCTTCATGAAAAAGTTAAGAGATCTGAAGACTAGACCACAGTACGGTCAGGTGGGATTAGAACTTTATGAATGGCTGTACCCAATGAGAAGTCATAATTGACTCACTGGCAGCTTGGAAGGGGTTATTTACTGAAGTTAGTTTTATTAATATCTTGTATAAAAGCTTAGGAGGCAAGCTTACAAAATTTGTAGATGACACAAAACTGGGTGGCATAGCTAAAACACTGGCTGACAGCATCTAAAAAGATCTTGACAAGTCAGATCATTGGCTAGATGTAAGATTAGATTGAATTAGTGGATAGGTTCTAAGGCTCAGTTTCACAAGTACTAGGTAGAGGAGATAATCCTTCCTTCTAGTTAGCAAGAGAATTAACCACCTGGAAGAGATTTAGGAATTCAAatgccaaagatttttttttaagtagtaagTGCTGGAAAGACTATAGGATGACAAGTCTACAAATACAGCATTGGTGGGCCTGGTCCATGTTTTGGActaaaaagtcactaaactgttcATACTTCAAACCCAGAGATCACATTTCTAGTCAAGTAAAGTCACTCTGGGAAGTGAAAGACAAAAGTCCCATGGATaccaaaaatattcacagcatcACTCTTGTTTCAAAATGTGGTAGTGATGTTGGCGACCAAAGCAAAGGACCAGTTGGGAATGGCTGTACAGGTTCTAACATTTGACTGCAATTAAATTTTATGCTATAAGAGACAGTGGACATGAGAAATTCTGAGAAGCATAGGAAGACCTAAGAATCAATGTAAAGAAAGTTGGTGAATCCATAACAATCTATATAATTACAatggcaaaaatgaaaacattaaaaagcaaTCAGATTCTAATCAATTGTAATCAACCCACAAATGAGCTTTTATTGATCATCTGTACACCAGATACTGTACCACATTTGGGAGACACagacaaaaataaagtggtccctgccctcaaggagcttgtatgcTACTGGGGAAGTCATATACACTTATAAGTATAAACaagtatacataaaataaaaagtaatttttggCAATGACTAACCAGTTTGGAAAACTACAGGTTAAATAAAGTACCATCCTGTGCTTATTATCAGGAAGAAGACAGTATGAATATGAATATGCTATGAgacatctctttccttttcattttgcttaaattattttatgttacAAGGGATGGGGCTCAGTGGAGCTGGGATGAGTGGGTTTGAGGTCAATGACTCTTAAGGTTAAatggcatcaataaaacttagcTCCACCACTCCCTTCCCAATCTGAGTCTATTTTGGTAAACTGCATGATCGATAC
This sequence is a window from Monodelphis domestica isolate mMonDom1 chromosome 3, mMonDom1.pri, whole genome shotgun sequence. Protein-coding genes within it:
- the LOC100015611 gene encoding zinc finger protein 883-like isoform X1, with the translated sequence MALGPSEAGSPEGSVMFRDVAVLFSPDEWGRLGQGQRELYWEVMLENYQTLVWLGLAVTKPDVISLLERGRTPWMPAPGGPRSSCPDWNTRNKSKESTPQPGISMVESSQKRLSGDSLWILKKGGASECYGRSKEEQSNENQYFRQLKIAKGKSSEVRGQQHTKWRSILVPVVFPQKRLFVGKNIHKCDTQRKSIRMYSDTTQYNRNCLKKKFSNDDRCQKYFDYNFDHTEKHRLHTGKKLYECNECEKSFLKNTELTLHQRIHRGEQLYECTECGKAFQQNSYLRKHQKIHTGKKPYECNECGKAFHWRTQLTEHKRIHTGEKPYVCNECGKSFLWSSNFTRHQRTHTGVKPYECSECGKAFCQNSYLRKHQKIHTGEKPYECNECGKTFQCRTRLAKHQRIHTGEKPYVCTECGKAFLWSTDLIRHQRTHTGEKSYECNECGKAFWDKTGLTQHHRIHVGEKLYKCNDCGKVFLQSTTLIRHQKIHTGEKPYQCNECGKAFYQRAELIRHHKIHTGEKPYECFECGKAFYQRAALTQHYKIHTGERPYKCNECGKGFHHNSHLIQHQKIHTGEKPYECYECGKAFAWSMALTQHQKIHTGEKPYECNECRKTFCVRAELNQHYRVHSGEKPYKCNECGKAFSRNTTLIRHYSIHTEEKLYSM
- the LOC100015611 gene encoding zinc finger protein 883-like isoform X2 yields the protein MPAPGGPRSSCPDWNTRNKSKESTPQPGISMVESSQKRLSGDSLWILKKGGASECYGRSKEEQSNENQYFRQLKIAKGKSSEVRGQQHTKWRSILVPVVFPQKRLFVGKNIHKCDTQRKSIRMYSDTTQYNRNCLKKKFSNDDRCQKYFDYNFDHTEKHRLHTGKKLYECNECEKSFLKNTELTLHQRIHRGEQLYECTECGKAFQQNSYLRKHQKIHTGKKPYECNECGKAFHWRTQLTEHKRIHTGEKPYVCNECGKSFLWSSNFTRHQRTHTGVKPYECSECGKAFCQNSYLRKHQKIHTGEKPYECNECGKTFQCRTRLAKHQRIHTGEKPYVCTECGKAFLWSTDLIRHQRTHTGEKSYECNECGKAFWDKTGLTQHHRIHVGEKLYKCNDCGKVFLQSTTLIRHQKIHTGEKPYQCNECGKAFYQRAELIRHHKIHTGEKPYECFECGKAFYQRAALTQHYKIHTGERPYKCNECGKGFHHNSHLIQHQKIHTGEKPYECYECGKAFAWSMALTQHQKIHTGEKPYECNECRKTFCVRAELNQHYRVHSGEKPYKCNECGKAFSRNTTLIRHYSIHTEEKLYSM